The genomic stretch AATTCTAAGCAAAAAATCGAAATGCTTTTGACTTTTGCTTTCTTATCTTTATCGGAATTGTAATGAACAAAAAAGCATTAGCTGCAATTGCAGTAGCCTTATTTATTCCCCTTGTTGGTTATCTGTTATTGAAGTATGCCGGCGAGAACGCAGTAGATGTGCCGCGCAATTATATTTATGATTCGGTCGTTACCAAAACCGATAATGGCAAAATATACGACGATACTGTTTGGCATACCGTGGAGAATATCCGTTTGGTTAATCAGCTTGGCGATACCGTGCAATTGTATGATATAAAGAATAAAGCCATTGTAATGGATTTCTTTTTTACAAGCTGCGGTTCTATTTGTCCCACGCTTACGCACAATATGCGGATGCTCCAAAAGTCATTTGAAAAAGGCAGTCACTCCCAGTCTGTACAAAATGATGCAGATGGCGCTAACCGTGTACAGTTTATTTCTTTTAGTATCGATCCTGAGCGTGACAGCGTTGCACGACTGAAAAAATATGCCGACAGATATGGTGTGAACAACGATAACTGGTGGTTTCTGACGGGCAATAAGGATTCGATTTACAACTTTATTTATGAGCAGTTAAAGGTAGATAAGTATGACGATACCATTCCCATTAGCCCCGATTTTCCGCATACGGGAAGGTTTGTATTGCTGGACAGAGACCATCACATTCGCGGCTACTACGATGGCTTGGATACAGCAGAGGCTTTGCCGAAACTTGCGCATGACATTGGTGTATTGATGGTGGAAAAAGACCGTGAACATCCGGCAGCACTACCTTTCGATCCGGTGGAGATGGGTATTTGTTTTGCGATTACCATTGTGATTGTTCTATTGCTGGCGCGTATTATTTTTAAAAAGAAAAAAAATATCAACAATAAATAAACTTTATGTTACAGGCTGCTATTCAGAAGAATGATAAGAAAGCAAAATGGTTGATTGGAATTGTATCTGCGGTTATTTTTGGTGCAGTTGTGGTTTTGGACAGGCACATTATCCATCCGACTTTTACGTTGTTTGATGTGCGGTATTTTGCGCTGGCAAATGCCGTGATTAATACGCTTGTTACTATCTGCTTACTCGCAGCATTGTGGGCTGTGAAGCGAAAGAAATTTGAGCTGCACCGCAATTTTATGTTTGCGGCAATTATTCTATCCGTATTATTCTTATTGTCGTATATCTGTCATCATTTGTTTGCCGGCGATACGGTTTATGGCGGCACAGGTGCAATTCGTTACGTGTATTATTTTATTCTCATTTCACACATTGCGTTGGTAACAATTATGTTGCCGTTTATATTGTTTACTGCTTATCGCGGATTGACAGGCGAATGGGCAAAGCATAAAAAAATAGCGCGCTATACATTTCCATCGTGGTTATATATTTCGGTTACGGGACCAATTATTTATTTTATGATTGCTCCTTATTATCATTAAAAATATTTTAAAGAATAATATTGAAAGCCTTCAGCACATTTTGTCTGAGGGCTTTTTTCATCTGTTTATTTTTATTGTTTTTTAATTGTCAGATGGA from Arachidicoccus sp. BS20 encodes the following:
- a CDS encoding SCO family protein, with translation MNKKALAAIAVALFIPLVGYLLLKYAGENAVDVPRNYIYDSVVTKTDNGKIYDDTVWHTVENIRLVNQLGDTVQLYDIKNKAIVMDFFFTSCGSICPTLTHNMRMLQKSFEKGSHSQSVQNDADGANRVQFISFSIDPERDSVARLKKYADRYGVNNDNWWFLTGNKDSIYNFIYEQLKVDKYDDTIPISPDFPHTGRFVLLDRDHHIRGYYDGLDTAEALPKLAHDIGVLMVEKDREHPAALPFDPVEMGICFAITIVIVLLLARIIFKKKKNINNK
- a CDS encoding DUF420 domain-containing protein: MLQAAIQKNDKKAKWLIGIVSAVIFGAVVVLDRHIIHPTFTLFDVRYFALANAVINTLVTICLLAALWAVKRKKFELHRNFMFAAIILSVLFLLSYICHHLFAGDTVYGGTGAIRYVYYFILISHIALVTIMLPFILFTAYRGLTGEWAKHKKIARYTFPSWLYISVTGPIIYFMIAPYYH